Sequence from the Longimicrobium sp. genome:
CTCGCTCACCTTGCCCAGCATGCGCACGCGGCCGCCGAGGGCGTGGCGGTCGATGGCGGCCTGGATCTGCGGGGTGGTGGGGCCCTCACCCGTGACGAGGTAGAGGACGTCGGGGGGGAGGCGCGGCATCACGGCGTCCACGAACCAGTGGAAGCCCTTGCGCTCCTGGTGGCGGCCGACGCTGCACAGGATCAGCGTGTCGTCCGGCACCGTCTCGCCGATGGCGGCGAGGAGCTCGCGGCGGGCGGCGGCGCGGTCGTGCGGCGGGGCGAAGAGCGCCGTGTCCACGCCGCAGGGGACGACGTGCATCTTGGACGCTGGGAGGCCGCGGAGGAGGCACTCCTGGCCGGTGGCGCGGCTGATGGGGAAGACCAGGTCCAGCGCATCGAAGACGCGCGGCACCAGCCACTGGTACCCCGGCGTGGGGAGCGTCACGTCGCGGCCGACGGGAATGGCGGCCATGCGCGCGCCGCCTCGGTGCACCGCCGCTCGCAGGGCGACGGAGAGCGAGGCGGTGACCATCGAGGAGAAGAGGACGACGTCGATCCCCTCGCGCGCGACGGTGCGCGGGATGCGGCGCAGGAGGCCGGCCATGTAGCCGGGCATCCGGTACGGCGTGGCCTTCCACGAGGTCTCCAGCACGTGCGAGTGCAGCTCGACGCCCGGATGGATGGCGAGCGCGTCGTGGAGGCCGGTGGCCACGCGCTGCATCCCGCCGACGTTGGAGAGGGGCTGGCCGCGCAGAGGGAAGGAGTGGGAGACGTAGAGGATGCGCAGCCCCTTCACGCCGCGACCTCCACCTCGACGGCGTTGTCGTAGAAGACGGCGCCGCCGCCCATGTCCGTGGTGCCCTGCGAGGTGGTGTCGTTCACCGTCTTGCCGCCCTCGCTGAGCCGCGCCCAGCGCACGCCGTAGGAGACCGCCACTCCGGGGCGCACGTCGTCGGTCACGACGGCGAGCGCGAAGAAGTCGCCGCGGTCGTTCCAGCTCCGCACGCGGTCGCCCTCGCGGATGCCGCGGACGGCGGCTTCGTTGGGGTGCAGCAGGATCTTCGCCTCGCCCGC
This genomic interval carries:
- a CDS encoding glycosyltransferase family 4 protein, whose product is MKGLRILYVSHSFPLRGQPLSNVGGMQRVATGLHDALAIHPGVELHSHVLETSWKATPYRMPGYMAGLLRRIPRTVAREGIDVVLFSSMVTASLSVALRAAVHRGGARMAAIPVGRDVTLPTPGYQWLVPRVFDALDLVFPISRATGQECLLRGLPASKMHVVPCGVDTALFAPPHDRAAARRELLAAIGETVPDDTLILCSVGRHQERKGFHWFVDAVMPRLPPDVLYLVTGEGPTTPQIQAAIDRHALGGRVRMLGKVSEEMLRTLYRGGDLFVMPNIHVPGDIEGFGVVMLEAGLCGMPVLAAELEGISDVVREGENGHLVPTRDAAAFASAILRHRSDRPGLAEASRRAAAYTAENFSWTAIAGRFVGLLGR